The following coding sequences lie in one Actinomyces capricornis genomic window:
- a CDS encoding transketolase: MMNDAQLQELEDIARQCRRDIVRMTNKAGSGHPGGSLSAIDALVVLYFRHLNIRPEEPMWPQRDMFFLSKGHCTPAYYTAMSARGYFPREELMTFREMHTRLQGHPSNTHLPGVDSSSGSLGQGLSLANGAALAARHDGQDSRYYVMLGDGEIQEGQVWEAAMTAAAYDLDHVCAIVDANGIQLDGTVDSVKSLGDVPAKWRAFGWHVIEIDGHDMRQVDDALEEAKATRGRPTVIISHTIKGKGVSFMENTAKFHGLAPTPEELETALEELR, from the coding sequence ATGATGAATGACGCACAACTACAGGAGCTGGAGGATATTGCGCGTCAGTGCCGGCGCGATATCGTCCGCATGACGAACAAGGCGGGCAGTGGGCACCCCGGAGGGTCGCTCTCCGCGATCGATGCGCTTGTCGTCCTCTACTTCCGGCACCTGAACATCCGCCCCGAGGAGCCCATGTGGCCCCAGCGCGACATGTTCTTCCTGTCCAAGGGCCACTGCACCCCCGCCTACTACACCGCCATGTCCGCACGCGGGTACTTCCCCCGCGAGGAGCTCATGACCTTCCGGGAGATGCACACCAGGCTCCAGGGGCACCCCTCCAACACCCACCTGCCCGGAGTGGACTCCTCCTCGGGCTCCCTGGGCCAGGGGCTGTCGCTGGCCAACGGCGCCGCTCTGGCCGCCAGGCACGACGGCCAGGACTCCCGCTACTACGTCATGCTCGGTGATGGGGAGATCCAGGAGGGACAGGTCTGGGAGGCCGCGATGACCGCCGCCGCCTACGACCTCGACCACGTCTGCGCCATCGTCGATGCCAATGGCATCCAGCTCGATGGCACCGTCGACAGCGTCAAGTCCCTGGGGGACGTGCCCGCCAAGTGGCGCGCCTTCGGCTGGCATGTCATCGAGATCGATGGGCACGACATGCGCCAGGTGGATGATGCCCTGGAGGAGGCCAAGGCCACCCGGGGCAGGCCCACCGTGATCATCTCCCACACCATCAAGGGCAAGGGAGTGTCCTTCATGGAGAACACCGCGAAGTTCCACGGGCTCGCGCCCACCCCCGAGGAGCTCGAGACTGCGCTGGAGGAGCTGCGATGA
- a CDS encoding transketolase family protein: MTEKREPRDGYAEGLLEIGREHDDVFVLDGDCAKPNYTARFQEAYPDRFFNIGIAECDIIGTAAGMAAQGKVPFANAYANFLTGRGFDQVRVSVAYSERKVTVVGHNAGTTAAQEGATHLPLEDVGLMRALPGMTVIVPCDAVEMRKAVHAVYDHPGPVYLRVGKLPVPVVTSPDTPFEIGKAVPLREGGDVTILNTGCTASEALGAAELLKDEGISAEVLHLHTVKPLDAEAILESVRRTGCVVTIEEHSIIGGLGSAVAELLGEQHPAPLERVGTRDVFGLSGTMDELFDHFGLRAANIAEAARRVRARRS, encoded by the coding sequence ATGACTGAGAAGAGAGAGCCCCGCGACGGCTACGCCGAGGGCCTGCTGGAGATCGGGCGGGAGCACGACGACGTCTTCGTCCTGGACGGGGACTGCGCCAAGCCGAACTACACGGCCCGCTTCCAGGAGGCCTACCCCGACCGCTTCTTCAACATCGGCATCGCCGAGTGCGACATCATCGGCACCGCCGCTGGGATGGCCGCCCAGGGCAAGGTGCCCTTCGCCAACGCCTACGCCAACTTCCTGACCGGGCGGGGCTTCGACCAGGTGCGCGTCTCGGTGGCCTACTCCGAGCGCAAGGTCACCGTCGTGGGCCACAACGCGGGAACCACCGCCGCGCAGGAGGGCGCCACCCACCTGCCCCTGGAGGATGTTGGCCTCATGCGGGCACTGCCGGGCATGACCGTGATCGTCCCCTGCGACGCCGTGGAGATGCGCAAGGCGGTCCACGCCGTCTACGACCACCCCGGACCGGTCTACCTGCGCGTGGGCAAGCTGCCCGTGCCCGTGGTTACCAGCCCGGACACGCCCTTCGAGATCGGCAAGGCGGTCCCGCTGCGCGAGGGCGGCGACGTCACCATCCTCAACACCGGCTGCACCGCCTCCGAGGCCCTGGGCGCCGCCGAGCTGCTCAAGGATGAGGGCATCAGCGCCGAGGTCCTCCACCTCCACACCGTCAAGCCGCTGGACGCCGAGGCCATCCTGGAGTCGGTGCGCCGCACGGGCTGCGTGGTCACCATCGAGGAGCACTCGATCATCGGCGGACTGGGCTCCGCCGTCGCCGAGCTCCTGGGCGAGCAGCACCCGGCACCGCTGGAGCGGGTGGGGACGCGGGACGTCTTCGGCCTGTCAGGGACCATGGACGAGCTCTTCGACCACTTCGGCCTGCGGGCGGCCAATATCGCCGAGGCCGCACGCCGGGTCCGTGCCCGCCGCAGCTGA
- a CDS encoding sugar phosphate isomerase/epimerase family protein — protein MKDSLHDYMKVGIVHFMAYPFALSGEGRIAESVAEIVEDEFFDEIEITRVNDQAERDAVKGLLASSGMTVGFGAQPYILKGKLDLNSTHEEERSKAIDTLKSAIDQAYEVGAGKLGFLSGPKPPAQDRDRALELLADSIIELGRYAKSKGDLVLSLETFDDSTDKKALIGTNRLACELAYEVRKAIPDFGLMVDLSHLPMQGETIRQALSATEEFINHAHIGNCVIRDTQDPAYGDLHPHFGHPKGENNVPQVRDFLRGLLDIGYLREDAPERSVVAFEVQPLGDQRTAVIIAEAKRVLREAWRIL, from the coding sequence GTGAAGGATTCTCTGCACGACTACATGAAGGTCGGTATCGTCCACTTCATGGCCTACCCCTTCGCCCTCAGTGGCGAGGGAAGGATCGCGGAATCAGTGGCCGAGATCGTCGAGGACGAGTTCTTCGACGAGATCGAGATCACCCGCGTCAATGACCAGGCCGAGCGCGACGCCGTCAAGGGCCTGCTGGCCAGTTCCGGCATGACCGTGGGATTCGGGGCCCAGCCCTACATCCTCAAGGGCAAGCTGGACCTGAACTCCACCCATGAGGAGGAGCGCAGCAAGGCCATCGACACCCTGAAGTCGGCCATCGACCAGGCCTACGAGGTCGGTGCCGGCAAGCTCGGCTTCCTGTCGGGCCCCAAGCCGCCCGCGCAGGACCGGGACCGGGCCCTGGAGCTGCTGGCCGACTCCATCATCGAGCTGGGCCGGTACGCCAAGTCCAAGGGCGACCTGGTGCTCTCCCTGGAGACCTTCGACGACTCCACCGACAAGAAGGCGCTCATCGGCACCAACCGGCTGGCCTGCGAGCTGGCCTACGAGGTGCGCAAGGCCATCCCGGACTTCGGCCTCATGGTGGACCTGTCCCACCTGCCCATGCAGGGCGAGACCATCCGCCAGGCGCTGAGCGCCACCGAGGAGTTCATCAACCACGCCCACATCGGCAACTGCGTCATCCGCGACACCCAGGACCCCGCCTACGGCGACCTCCACCCCCACTTCGGGCACCCCAAGGGCGAGAACAACGTGCCGCAGGTGCGGGACTTCCTGCGCGGACTGCTGGACATCGGCTACCTGCGCGAGGACGCCCCCGAGCGCAGCGTCGTGGCCTTTGAGGTCCAGCCGCTGGGCGACCAGCGCACCGCCGTCATCATCGCCGAGGCCAAGCGCGTCCTGCGCGAGGCCTGGCGCATCCTGTGA
- a CDS encoding NAD(P)-dependent oxidoreductase, with translation MMMTHSGAAGPSGQGGPEGHAGAPPRTIGFVGLGAMGLPMALRLLEAGYRVRGGSRDAQRLERFTAAGGRACATLTETLQGADVVITMLPDGAVVSEVMEQDGGVAQTVPAGTLLIDMTTASPREASALADRGGELGIEVLDAPVSGGVKGAQAGTLTIMVGGSEQALERARPLLEAMGTTITHLGPAGSGQVAKAANQMIVGAGLVALGEAVVLLEASGLDAERALSALSGGLAGSRIMEVKAPTILSRDFTPTFTAGLHAKDMRIAQDLAGSLGCVLPVSETVTQTLNAAVANGLADLDHAAVVRVTELLSGTHRNDRK, from the coding sequence ATGATGATGACGCACAGCGGCGCAGCCGGTCCCAGCGGGCAGGGGGGCCCGGAGGGCCACGCCGGCGCCCCGCCGCGGACCATCGGATTCGTCGGCCTGGGAGCCATGGGCCTGCCCATGGCCCTGCGGCTCCTGGAGGCCGGCTACCGGGTCCGCGGGGGCTCGCGCGACGCCCAGCGCCTGGAGCGCTTCACGGCGGCCGGGGGCCGGGCCTGCGCCACCCTGACCGAGACCCTCCAGGGGGCCGACGTCGTCATCACCATGCTCCCCGACGGCGCCGTCGTCAGCGAGGTCATGGAGCAGGACGGCGGCGTGGCGCAGACCGTGCCCGCCGGCACCCTGCTCATCGACATGACCACCGCCAGCCCCCGGGAGGCGAGCGCACTGGCCGACCGGGGCGGGGAGCTGGGGATCGAGGTCCTCGACGCACCCGTCTCCGGCGGCGTCAAGGGCGCGCAGGCCGGGACCCTGACCATCATGGTGGGGGGATCCGAGCAGGCCCTGGAGCGCGCCCGGCCGCTCCTGGAGGCCATGGGCACCACGATCACGCACCTGGGGCCCGCCGGCTCGGGGCAGGTGGCCAAGGCCGCCAACCAGATGATCGTCGGCGCCGGCCTGGTGGCCCTGGGCGAGGCGGTCGTGCTGCTGGAGGCCAGCGGCCTGGACGCCGAGCGCGCGCTGTCGGCCCTGTCCGGCGGCCTCGCGGGCTCACGGATCATGGAGGTCAAGGCCCCCACCATCCTCTCCCGGGACTTCACCCCGACCTTCACCGCAGGGCTTCACGCCAAGGACATGAGAATCGCCCAGGACCTGGCCGGCTCGCTCGGCTGCGTCCTGCCCGTTTCCGAGACGGTCACCCAGACGCTCAATGCCGCTGTCGCCAATGGGCTGGCCGACCTGGACCACGCTGCGGTGGTCCGGGTGACAGAACTGCTCAGCGGCACCCACCGTAACGACCGGAAGTGA
- the gcl gene encoding glyoxylate carboligase: MARMRAVDAIALILEKEGATQAFGVPGAAINPLYSAMKQHGGIRHILARHVEAASHMAEGYTRTRAGNIGVCIGTSGPGGTDMVTGLYSASADSIPILCLTGQATVPMLHKEEFQAVDIASVAAPVTKMAVTVLEPAQIPGTFAKAFQLMRSDRPGPVLIDLPLDVQMAEIDFDIDAYEPLPVTRPAMSRHQAERILDMLDAAEHPVLIAGGGIINADASEDLVALAEYLGVPVISTLMGWGSIPDDHRLAQGMAGIQTSQRYANATFLASDLVIGVGNRWAARHTGNIDVYREGRRFVHIDIEATQIGRVFPPDFWSVSDAGAALRTLLEVAQERYGAPLERYGAWVEECNERKSTLLRRTHFDNVPMKPQRVYEEMCRAFGPETRYVTTIGLSQIAAAQMLHVYRPRHWVNAGQAGPLGWTVPAAIGASVADPDTPVVALSGDYDFQFLIEELAVAAQFQIPYVHVVVNNAYLGLIRQAQRNFDMDYQVQLSFENINAPATEGYGVDHVGVVEALGCRAIRVRTPEELAEALATARQIAEKDRVPVVVEAILERVTNISMGVAIDAVNEFEDIAEDPAVDAPQAVGLRGADSA, from the coding sequence ATGGCACGAATGCGAGCAGTTGACGCGATCGCCCTCATCCTGGAGAAGGAGGGTGCCACTCAGGCCTTCGGCGTGCCCGGGGCGGCGATCAACCCCCTGTACTCGGCGATGAAGCAGCACGGCGGCATCCGGCACATCCTGGCCCGTCACGTCGAGGCCGCCTCCCACATGGCCGAGGGCTACACCAGGACGCGCGCGGGCAACATCGGCGTGTGCATCGGAACCTCGGGGCCGGGCGGGACCGACATGGTCACCGGCCTGTACTCGGCCAGCGCCGACTCCATCCCGATCCTGTGCCTGACCGGGCAGGCCACCGTCCCCATGCTCCACAAGGAGGAGTTCCAGGCCGTCGACATCGCCTCAGTGGCGGCCCCGGTGACCAAGATGGCGGTCACCGTCCTGGAGCCCGCGCAGATCCCCGGCACCTTCGCCAAGGCCTTCCAGCTCATGCGCTCCGACCGCCCCGGGCCGGTCCTCATCGACCTGCCCCTGGACGTCCAGATGGCCGAGATCGACTTCGACATCGACGCCTACGAGCCCCTGCCGGTCACCCGCCCGGCCATGTCCCGCCACCAGGCCGAGCGCATCCTGGACATGCTCGACGCCGCCGAGCACCCCGTGCTCATCGCCGGCGGCGGCATCATCAACGCCGATGCCTCTGAGGACCTCGTGGCCCTGGCCGAGTACCTCGGCGTCCCGGTCATCTCCACCCTCATGGGGTGGGGCTCCATCCCCGACGACCACCGGCTGGCCCAGGGGATGGCCGGCATCCAGACCTCCCAGCGCTACGCCAACGCCACCTTCCTGGCCTCCGACCTGGTCATCGGCGTGGGCAACCGGTGGGCGGCCCGGCACACCGGCAACATCGACGTCTACCGCGAGGGCCGCCGCTTCGTGCACATCGACATCGAGGCCACCCAGATCGGCCGGGTCTTCCCGCCCGACTTCTGGTCCGTCTCCGATGCCGGTGCGGCGCTGCGCACCCTGCTGGAGGTCGCCCAGGAGCGCTACGGCGCCCCCTTGGAGCGCTACGGGGCCTGGGTGGAGGAGTGCAACGAGCGCAAGTCCACCCTGCTGCGCAGGACCCACTTCGACAACGTGCCCATGAAGCCGCAGCGGGTGTACGAGGAGATGTGCCGCGCCTTCGGCCCCGAGACCCGCTACGTCACCACCATCGGGCTGTCCCAGATCGCAGCCGCCCAGATGCTGCACGTCTACCGCCCCCGGCACTGGGTCAATGCGGGTCAGGCCGGCCCCCTGGGCTGGACCGTCCCGGCTGCCATCGGGGCGTCCGTGGCCGACCCCGACACCCCGGTGGTGGCACTGTCGGGCGACTACGACTTCCAGTTCCTCATCGAGGAGCTCGCCGTGGCCGCCCAGTTCCAGATCCCCTACGTGCACGTGGTGGTCAACAACGCCTACCTGGGGCTCATCCGCCAGGCCCAGCGCAACTTCGACATGGACTACCAGGTCCAGCTCTCCTTCGAGAACATCAATGCTCCTGCCACCGAGGGCTACGGGGTGGATCACGTCGGTGTCGTTGAGGCCCTGGGCTGCCGGGCCATCCGCGTGCGCACCCCCGAGGAGCTGGCCGAGGCGCTGGCCACCGCCCGCCAGATCGCCGAGAAGGACCGTGTCCCGGTGGTGGTCGAGGCCATCCTTGAGCGAGTCACCAACATCTCCATGGGTGTGGCTATCGATGCGGTCAACGAGTTCGAGGACATCGCCGAGGATCCGGCGGTCGACGCCCCCCAGGCGGTGGGCCTGCGCGGGGCCGACTCCGCCTGA
- a CDS encoding NCS1 family nucleobase:cation symporter-1 has translation MKAVEVDREELSRGDADGRLFNDDLAPARPGDRTWNSYSLFSLWMNDAHNASNYTFAAALFIGTGALMGMTPLAIVIGVLVATLIIFGACCISGLMGYETGAPYPVISRVTWGVWGANFPAVVRGIVAIAWYGIQTYLASISLELLLMRIIPAMQTWDASILGLRASGWLAFLALSAIQLFIVWRGMDAVRHFQGLAGPIIWVIMIGLGVWMLWQADWKFDWMANADGITPPLGHQVYQVFVTVGLTVGTLATLMLNFSDFARYAPSARSMVLGNALGLPLNWTAFAMTSVLCSAAAIEVYGEAFHDPGDLLARIDNDLVFYVVSVGFIVATIGVNIVANFVSAAFDLSNVHPKHISFRVGGIVAVIASIVVTPWNLYGSPTAITYFLGSLGALLGPFFGILVLDYFYYKRSRVDLRDLYSPKEEGRYYYQRGFNMNAVVAFIPAALVALGIALLPFELCRELAPFSWFIAAPLGALCYWAVMSARGERPDPVVAQADAKG, from the coding sequence ATGAAAGCCGTGGAAGTTGACCGAGAAGAGCTGAGCCGCGGTGACGCGGACGGACGACTATTCAATGACGACCTGGCCCCTGCCCGGCCCGGTGACCGCACATGGAACAGCTACTCCCTGTTCTCCCTGTGGATGAATGACGCCCACAACGCCTCGAACTACACCTTCGCCGCCGCCCTGTTCATCGGGACGGGCGCGCTCATGGGCATGACCCCCTTGGCGATCGTCATCGGCGTGCTCGTGGCCACCCTCATCATCTTCGGGGCCTGCTGCATCTCGGGGCTCATGGGCTACGAGACCGGTGCCCCCTACCCCGTCATCTCCCGCGTGACCTGGGGCGTGTGGGGTGCGAACTTCCCCGCCGTCGTGCGTGGGATCGTGGCCATCGCCTGGTACGGCATCCAGACCTACCTGGCATCGATCTCCCTGGAGCTGCTGCTCATGCGGATCATCCCGGCGATGCAGACCTGGGACGCCTCCATCCTGGGGCTGCGGGCCTCGGGGTGGCTGGCCTTCCTGGCACTGTCGGCGATCCAGCTGTTCATCGTGTGGCGCGGCATGGATGCGGTGCGCCACTTCCAGGGCCTGGCCGGCCCCATCATCTGGGTCATCATGATCGGCCTGGGCGTGTGGATGCTGTGGCAGGCCGACTGGAAGTTCGACTGGATGGCCAATGCCGACGGCATCACACCCCCGCTGGGCCACCAGGTCTACCAGGTCTTCGTCACCGTCGGCCTGACGGTGGGGACACTGGCGACCCTCATGCTCAACTTCTCCGACTTCGCCCGCTACGCGCCCAGCGCCCGCTCCATGGTCCTGGGCAACGCCCTGGGCCTGCCCCTGAACTGGACCGCCTTCGCCATGACCTCCGTGCTGTGCTCGGCGGCCGCCATCGAGGTCTACGGCGAGGCCTTCCACGACCCCGGCGACCTGCTGGCGCGCATTGATAACGACCTGGTCTTCTACGTGGTGAGCGTCGGATTCATCGTGGCCACCATCGGGGTCAATATTGTGGCCAACTTCGTGTCGGCCGCCTTCGACCTGTCCAATGTCCACCCCAAGCACATCTCCTTCCGGGTGGGCGGGATCGTCGCGGTCATCGCCTCCATCGTGGTCACCCCGTGGAACCTCTACGGCAGCCCGACGGCGATCACCTACTTCCTGGGGTCCCTGGGCGCCCTGCTGGGCCCCTTCTTCGGCATCCTGGTGCTCGACTACTTCTACTACAAGCGCTCCCGGGTCGACCTGCGCGACCTGTACTCCCCCAAGGAGGAGGGGCGCTACTACTACCAGCGGGGGTTCAACATGAACGCCGTCGTGGCCTTCATCCCCGCGGCGCTCGTGGCCCTGGGCATCGCGCTGCTGCCCTTCGAGCTGTGCCGTGAGCTGGCGCCCTTCTCCTGGTTCATCGCCGCGCCCCTGGGCGCGCTGTGCTACTGGGCGGTGATGAGCGCCCGCGGCGAGCGCCCCGACCCTGTCGTGGCGCAGGCCGACGCGAAGGGCTGA
- a CDS encoding DUF817 domain-containing protein gives MPPAVRLPFTRAELIGRRLVQFAIIELACCAFPIAIFAGLAVSMLVWSAVEMPLERYDALLIYVVIVQIAFVALKLETRRELGVICAFHLIGLALEVFKVHIGSWAYPDAAVVRLGGVPLFSGFMYASVGSYICQAFRRFDLHVGGFRWWPVSILAVLAYLNFFTHHVIVDLRWAIALGFVAALWGSTVHFTVGGDRYWMPTALSFVLIGFFLWVAENLATGLSAWRYPDQAEGWHLVHAGKFGSWALLISLSFVLVAAVKAREGTLYGSGLPRVVRGRLERGEAPR, from the coding sequence GTGCCGCCAGCCGTACGACTTCCCTTCACCCGCGCCGAGCTCATCGGCCGCAGGCTCGTGCAGTTCGCGATCATCGAGCTGGCATGCTGCGCCTTCCCCATCGCGATCTTCGCGGGCCTGGCGGTCTCCATGCTCGTGTGGAGCGCCGTGGAGATGCCCCTGGAGCGCTACGACGCCCTGCTCATCTACGTGGTCATCGTCCAGATCGCCTTCGTGGCGCTGAAGCTGGAGACCCGGCGGGAGCTGGGGGTCATCTGCGCCTTCCACCTCATCGGCCTGGCCCTGGAGGTCTTCAAGGTCCATATCGGGTCCTGGGCCTACCCCGATGCGGCAGTGGTGCGCCTGGGCGGTGTCCCGCTGTTCTCCGGCTTCATGTACGCCTCGGTCGGCTCCTACATCTGCCAGGCCTTCCGGCGCTTCGACCTGCATGTGGGGGGATTCAGGTGGTGGCCGGTGAGCATCCTGGCGGTCCTGGCCTACCTGAACTTCTTCACCCATCACGTCATCGTCGACCTCCGCTGGGCCATCGCCCTGGGCTTCGTGGCGGCCCTGTGGGGCTCCACCGTGCACTTCACGGTGGGCGGGGATCGCTACTGGATGCCGACGGCACTGTCCTTCGTCCTCATCGGCTTCTTCCTGTGGGTGGCCGAGAATCTGGCCACCGGACTCAGCGCGTGGCGCTACCCCGACCAGGCTGAGGGGTGGCACCTGGTGCACGCCGGGAAGTTCGGCAGCTGGGCGCTGCTCATCTCCCTGAGCTTCGTGCTGGTCGCCGCCGTCAAGGCCCGGGAGGGGACCCTCTACGGCAGCGGTTTGCCCCGAGTCGTGCGCGGGCGCCTGGAGCGGGGCGAGGCCCCCCGGTAG
- a CDS encoding alpha/beta hydrolase, which yields MASTATAPPAPTAGSPRAPAGSGTGVSPGSLQGAATPMLTLPDRTPGEPAPAPAPGPPPSRTPTPGEPVAVPTPVPSRPDPGSGRLSEPAPQPGAAPVDPSPDSAGGLHGNAPDSVGSLRGHEWSIPWAGSGAAIIVSGGTTSVSTDDLDATAGSLILAADSLDDARTHAQAALNEVQARPAPVVPDPTPSTQVSRFFVCQDPYSSEPAPMGAIFTCTPGVSAPTSPLEGLPAFTEPGSLSSWAPGQWDPATTFELKRSTAVTALTSLISGPGSLQDTASVLRALASDLSACSELYGLAEGSATPGGGTMGPVDMRAFDNMLLNRALWPVVAGAGLALTPGTDLYQWILDNVSENEMILAGVQSLTVLLNDPATAQWVKNDIARLILLSSWLSQAKTGREAVTIQAYLAAVAQRIDPWVSEQLPETTRVGTRTVSTASLTPMQRACLHLANLSGQSGATLFGSQVGLSVKPVNGKGYSVLPPSREDPYGLGTPVAPGLLGAMTPATAPRTISETISHSQDVQSAGSKMQGEGQEVGVISIQRTDHADGRVSWTVYVPGTTDWTSGDNEPQDLLTNLEAVAGVPTVMESAVVTAMRQAGIQPGQEVALYGHSQGGITVSNLAADPAIRERYTITSVLTAGSPTAEADIPDDVHVLHVENTADAVPGLEGAATPTAENRQVALVDTHQMGIEEYPHGSDVYARATQGMEEAYPEIAPWSEAFNRVTGAGEEGAVTTEQVFVIQRELNDPVGPIHRPGSGPPLLLGTVPRLPGYGPGAG from the coding sequence ATGGCTAGCACCGCCACCGCCCCACCGGCCCCCACGGCCGGCAGCCCACGAGCCCCTGCAGGCTCCGGCACCGGCGTCTCCCCGGGATCGCTCCAGGGCGCCGCGACCCCCATGCTCACCCTGCCGGACCGCACCCCGGGCGAGCCCGCCCCCGCGCCGGCTCCCGGCCCGCCGCCGTCCCGCACTCCGACCCCGGGGGAGCCCGTCGCCGTGCCCACCCCCGTGCCGAGCCGGCCCGACCCAGGCTCGGGACGCCTGAGCGAGCCGGCCCCACAGCCGGGAGCGGCGCCGGTGGATCCCTCCCCGGACTCGGCGGGCGGCCTGCATGGGAACGCCCCGGATTCGGTGGGCAGCCTGCGTGGGCACGAGTGGAGCATCCCCTGGGCGGGCAGCGGCGCCGCGATCATCGTCAGCGGCGGCACCACCTCGGTGAGCACCGACGATCTGGATGCCACCGCCGGCTCCCTGATCCTGGCAGCCGACTCCCTCGATGATGCGCGCACCCATGCCCAGGCGGCCCTCAACGAGGTCCAGGCCCGGCCCGCACCGGTGGTTCCCGACCCCACGCCCTCCACCCAGGTCAGCCGCTTCTTCGTCTGCCAGGACCCCTACTCCTCCGAGCCCGCCCCCATGGGGGCGATCTTTACATGCACGCCGGGTGTGTCCGCCCCCACCTCACCGCTCGAGGGCCTGCCCGCCTTCACCGAGCCCGGCTCGCTCAGCTCCTGGGCACCGGGCCAATGGGATCCGGCCACCACCTTCGAGCTGAAGAGATCCACCGCGGTGACTGCGCTGACGAGCCTCATCAGCGGGCCGGGATCGCTGCAGGACACCGCCTCGGTGCTGCGGGCCCTGGCCTCAGACCTCAGCGCCTGCTCCGAGCTCTACGGCCTGGCCGAGGGCTCGGCGACACCGGGAGGGGGCACCATGGGGCCGGTGGATATGCGGGCCTTCGACAACATGCTGCTCAACCGGGCGCTGTGGCCCGTCGTCGCCGGGGCCGGCCTCGCCCTCACCCCGGGGACCGATCTCTACCAGTGGATCCTCGATAACGTCTCAGAGAACGAGATGATACTGGCCGGGGTGCAGAGCCTGACCGTGCTGCTCAACGATCCCGCCACCGCTCAGTGGGTGAAGAACGACATCGCCCGCCTCATCCTGCTCAGCAGCTGGCTGAGCCAGGCCAAGACCGGCCGGGAGGCGGTGACGATCCAGGCCTACCTGGCCGCGGTGGCCCAGCGCATCGACCCCTGGGTCAGTGAGCAGCTGCCCGAGACCACCCGGGTGGGCACCCGCACGGTGAGCACCGCCAGCCTCACTCCCATGCAGCGGGCCTGCCTCCACCTGGCCAACCTCTCCGGCCAGAGCGGGGCAACCCTCTTCGGCTCCCAGGTGGGTCTGAGCGTCAAGCCCGTCAACGGCAAGGGCTACTCCGTGCTGCCGCCCTCGCGTGAGGACCCCTACGGCCTGGGCACCCCCGTGGCCCCCGGCCTGCTGGGTGCCATGACGCCGGCTACCGCCCCGCGCACCATCTCCGAGACCATCAGTCATTCCCAGGACGTCCAGAGCGCCGGCAGCAAGATGCAGGGCGAGGGTCAGGAGGTCGGCGTCATCTCCATCCAGCGCACCGACCATGCTGATGGCAGGGTCTCCTGGACGGTCTACGTCCCGGGAACCACCGACTGGACCAGCGGGGACAACGAGCCCCAGGACCTGCTGACCAATCTGGAGGCAGTGGCCGGAGTGCCCACGGTCATGGAGAGCGCCGTGGTCACCGCCATGCGCCAGGCGGGGATCCAGCCAGGCCAGGAGGTCGCCCTCTACGGCCACTCCCAGGGCGGGATCACCGTGTCCAACCTGGCCGCCGACCCCGCCATCCGGGAGCGCTACACCATCACCTCGGTCCTGACGGCCGGCAGCCCCACGGCGGAGGCCGACATCCCCGACGACGTCCACGTCCTGCACGTGGAGAACACGGCAGACGCCGTGCCGGGCCTGGAGGGGGCGGCGACCCCCACCGCAGAGAACCGCCAGGTCGCGCTCGTCGACACCCACCAGATGGGTATCGAGGAGTACCCGCACGGCTCGGATGTCTACGCCCGGGCCACCCAGGGCATGGAGGAGGCCTATCCCGAGATCGCGCCGTGGAGCGAGGCCTTCAACCGGGTCACCGGCGCGGGGGAGGAGGGTGCGGTGACCACCGAGCAGGTCTTCGTCATCCAGCGGGAGCTGAACGACCCGGTCGGCCCGATCCACCGTCCGGGAAGCGGCCCTCCGCTGCTCCTGGGAACGGTCCCCAGGCTGCCCGGCTACGGCCCGGGCGCGGGCTAG
- a CDS encoding phage holin family protein: MELIVRTLGNAAGLWLATSLLAGLSVPQGGSTAAMWINLVVLGLVLALVNSLIKPVARLVALPLYILTFGLFALVVNGAMLSLTGWLTDNLDALGAGGSVPLGLEVSSFGAAVAGSLIVSVISALIVALLGPRED, translated from the coding sequence ATGGAGCTGATCGTGCGGACCCTTGGCAATGCGGCGGGCCTGTGGCTGGCCACCTCCCTACTGGCGGGGCTGAGCGTGCCTCAGGGCGGGTCCACTGCGGCGATGTGGATCAACCTGGTGGTGCTGGGCCTGGTACTGGCGCTGGTCAACTCGTTGATCAAACCTGTGGCGCGCCTGGTGGCCCTGCCCCTGTACATCCTGACCTTCGGACTGTTCGCCCTGGTGGTCAACGGCGCCATGCTGTCCCTGACGGGGTGGCTGACGGACAATCTGGATGCCCTGGGGGCCGGCGGCTCAGTGCCCCTGGGCCTGGAGGTCTCATCCTTCGGCGCCGCAGTGGCGGGCTCCCTCATCGTCTCGGTGATCTCAGCGCTCATCGTCGCGCTCCTGGGCCCCCGGGAGGACTGA